From the genome of Caldisalinibacter kiritimatiensis:
TTATAGCATTGCTATTAGAGATGCTATTGAGATTTTAAAAATACCTGTTATTGAAGTCCATTTATCTAACATATACAATAGAGATGAGTTTAGAAAAAAATCGGTTATATCTCCAGTTTGCAAAGGACAAATTTCAGGTTTTGGATATGTAAGCTATTTATTAGCTCTAGAAGCTATAAAATATTTATTACAGGAGGATTAATATGAATAATAGAATTGAAAAATTAAGAAAGAAAATGGAAGAATTAAATTGTGACTGGACCTTAATTTTTAAACCAGAGAATAGAAGATATTTTAGTGGATTTACTGGTACTACGGGTTACGTATTAATATCTAATAATAATCAAATGTTTGCAACAGACTTTAGATATACTGAACAAGCTGAAACTCAATGTAAAGGTTATGAAATAAAAGAAATTAATAAGCAAAAAAACATATTTAGCTTATTAAAAGAGTTAAAAATTGAAAGATTAGGCATTGAAGATGAATTTATTACATACCAATTTGTTAATAATATAAAAGAGAAAGTTGGGGATATAAAATTAGTTCCTCTAAAAGGTGCATTAAATGATATAAGAATGATAAAAGACTCACAGGAGATAGAATATATACAAAAAGCAGCAGAGATAACTGATAAAGCACTGGAGTATATGTTAAAACAGATAAAAGTAGGTATGACTGAAAGGGAAGTAGCAGTTGAATTAGAGTATCAAATGAAAAAATTAGGAGCAGAAGGACCATCTTTCGAATTCATTGTAGCATCAGGTAAGCGTTCGTCAATGCCTCATGGTGTTGCTTCCGATAAAGTTATAGAAGCAGGTGACTTAGTAACTATTGATATGGGTTGTATATATAAAGGTTATTGTTCTGATATGACAAGAACTTTTGTTATGGGTAAAGCAAATGAGGAACAAGAAAAGATTTATAACATAGTTTTAAATGCACAAGAGGAAGTATTAAAGTCGATAAAACCTGGTAAAACTGGTTTTGAATTAGATAAAATAGCTAGAGATATAATTACTAATGAAGGTTATGGTCCAAGGTTTGGACATAGCTTAGGACATGGAGTAGGATTAGAAGTGCATGAACAACCATATCTAGTTCAGCACGAAATGGGTAAAATAGAATTAAAACCAGGAATGGTAATTACAGATGAACCAGGTATCTATATACCAGGATTTGGTGGAGTAAGAATAGAAGACCTTGTTGTTGTCACAGAAGATGGCTGCAAGGTATTATCTAAATCTACAAAACAATTAATAGAAGTAAATAATTAGTTAGTAGGAGGTAATAGAATGATATCAGCAGGAGATATTAAAAAGGGTGTGACTATTGAATGGAAAGGAAGTATATGGCAAGTAATAGACTTTCAACATGTTAAACCAGGTAAAGGAGCAGCTTTTGTAAGAACTAAAGTTAAAAACTTAAAAACAGGAGCAATAAGAGAAGAAGCATTTAACCCAACTGAAAAGTTTCCAAAGGCTCATATTGAAACTAAAGAAATGCAGTATTTATATAATGACGGTTCTTTATATTATTTTATGGATACTGAAACTTATGAGCAGATACCATTAAATTATGAACAAGTTGAGGAAGCTATTAAATATATAAAAGAAAATGATGTTGCTATAATAAGATTCCATGAAGGTAAACCATTTGATGTTCAAGCACCAAATTTTGTTGAGCTTGAAGTTATAGAAACTGAACCAGGTGTTAAAGGTGATACAGTAACAGCAGGTACAAAACCAGCAACAGTTGAAACAGGAGCAGTTGTAAATGTACCAATGTTTATAAATGTTGGGGATAAGATAAAAATAGATACAAGAACAGGAGAGTATTTATCTAGAGTTTAGGTAATAATATATATTAAAAAGGAGGATATAAAAAATGGATTATTTATATGAAAGAATTTCTTATTTAAGAGGGTTAGCGGAGGGATTAGAAGTTGATGAGAGTAGTAAAGAAGGTAAATTAATGCTACATATAATCGATACGCTTGAAGATTTAGCTGATGCAGTAGCTGAAGTAGTTGAAAATCAAGAAGATTTAAGTGAGTATGTAGAATTGATGGATGAAGATTTAACAGATGTAGAAGACGAATTGTTTGGTGAACTCGATGAAGAGTATTATTATGATGAATACGACCCAGAATATTTAGATGAGGATTTAATTATTGATGAAAATGAATACATTGATGATGAAATAGAAGAGTAATAGCTTAGTAAAGGAAATAAAGCCTTGATGTATGAAAATACATCAAGGCTTTTAAATTTTTTGGCATATTATAAGGTGAAATTCAATACCTATATATATAAGAGAGGAGGACATGTTATGCAAACACATAATAATAGAGAAATTTTAAAGAAAGTAAAAAAATATAAAAAGCTAGATGATATATTAACTTATTTAGACCCAGAAGTAGCAAATGTTATAAGTAAAATTCCAGATAGATATAAAAATCAAGTTGAAGAAATAAGGATGAGAATAGGAAAGCCTTTGATGATTTTCTTA
Proteins encoded in this window:
- a CDS encoding M24 family metallopeptidase codes for the protein MNNRIEKLRKKMEELNCDWTLIFKPENRRYFSGFTGTTGYVLISNNNQMFATDFRYTEQAETQCKGYEIKEINKQKNIFSLLKELKIERLGIEDEFITYQFVNNIKEKVGDIKLVPLKGALNDIRMIKDSQEIEYIQKAAEITDKALEYMLKQIKVGMTEREVAVELEYQMKKLGAEGPSFEFIVASGKRSSMPHGVASDKVIEAGDLVTIDMGCIYKGYCSDMTRTFVMGKANEEQEKIYNIVLNAQEEVLKSIKPGKTGFELDKIARDIITNEGYGPRFGHSLGHGVGLEVHEQPYLVQHEMGKIELKPGMVITDEPGIYIPGFGGVRIEDLVVVTEDGCKVLSKSTKQLIEVNN
- the efp gene encoding elongation factor P; its protein translation is MISAGDIKKGVTIEWKGSIWQVIDFQHVKPGKGAAFVRTKVKNLKTGAIREEAFNPTEKFPKAHIETKEMQYLYNDGSLYYFMDTETYEQIPLNYEQVEEAIKYIKENDVAIIRFHEGKPFDVQAPNFVELEVIETEPGVKGDTVTAGTKPATVETGAVVNVPMFINVGDKIKIDTRTGEYLSRV
- a CDS encoding CD1247 N-terminal domain-containing protein; the protein is MDYLYERISYLRGLAEGLEVDESSKEGKLMLHIIDTLEDLADAVAEVVENQEDLSEYVELMDEDLTDVEDELFGELDEEYYYDEYDPEYLDEDLIIDENEYIDDEIEE